The following coding sequences are from one Polyodon spathula isolate WHYD16114869_AA chromosome 7, ASM1765450v1, whole genome shotgun sequence window:
- the LOC121318671 gene encoding ras-like protein family member 11A-like, protein MRLLVNNQSTMSSYSSNFLLVPIPEYPVLDCVPNKNVKIVVLGASSVGKTALIVRFLTKRFIGDYEANTGALYSRKISIDGEQVSLQIQDTPCVSLQEDTEVLSCQEQINRAIYWADGYVFVYSITDHSSYRTIKPLYQHVRKIHPSGNIPIILVGNKTDLLRARQVATNEGAQLANELGGAHFEASARENYDGVSDAFHHMCLEVSRAIGSSNGEKRRGLHLVRPKSPNMQDLKRRFRQVLSSKAKSSNTPL, encoded by the exons ATGCGTCTACTCGTCAATAATCAGAGCACAATGTCCAGCTATTCTAGCAACTTTCTGCTAGTTCCTATCCCGGAGTATCCAGTGCTGGACTGCGTACCCAACAAAAATGTGAAGATTGTTGTTTTGGGTGCAAGCAGTGTTGGGAAAACAg CGCTAATTGTGAGATTTCTTACCAAAAGATTCATAGGAGACTATGAAGCAAATACCG GAGCCCTGTATTCAAGAAAAATCAGCATAGATGGAGAGCAGGTGTCTTTACAAATACAAGACACGCCCTGTGTCTCACTTCAG GAGGATACCGAAGTCCTCAGTTGCCAGGAACAAATCAACCGCGCCATCTACTGGGCTGATGGCTACGTCTTTGTCTACTCCATCACGGACCACAGCAGCTACAGAACAATCAAACCACTCTACCAGCACGTACGCAAGATCCACCCCAGCGGCAACATACCCATCATCTTAGTGGGCAACAAAACAGACCTGCTGCGGGCACGGCAAGTGGCCACCAACGAGGGGGCCCAGCTAGCCAACGAACTGGGGGGCGCGCACTTTGAGGCATCCGCCAGGGAGAACTACGACGGCGTGTCGGACGCTTTCCATCACATGTGCCTGGAGGTGAGTCGGGCCATTGGCAGCAGCAacggagagaagaggagagggctGCACCTGGTCAGGCCCAAATCACCCAACATGCAGGATCTTAAAAGACGCTTCAGGCAAGTCCTGTCCTCCAAAGCAAAATCATCCAACACCCCACTTTGA